The sequence TTCCCTTGCCCATTATTCAACGGAACCATTAACATTCCACTTGGTTTACTGGTCATCAAAAAAGCAACAGAATTTACCTGAAATATGAAATTcttcataaatataaattaaaatttggaaTTTAGAAAtctttactttaattttataataaataaaattataaaactggtaTGCCGTTCAGATAAGAATCTGTAAGAAGAAAATAAGCTTATTAAATCTTCATTATCTCAAtgatattaatttataaagcctaatttttgttcatttgtttttaatttggtaTTGGTCTTGTCTggatagtggttagcgcacttGCGTCAGGTACATGGAAtacaggttcgaggctcgtcgctgctaccattgtgggcgtttgtgtccttgggcaagacacttgaaggtaattgctccaacctagtggtcactaatgggttgtctaaattatcagccatatttAACCCAAATACAACCTTGCACACCTCATATTAAACATACCTTTTGTCCAGGAGGCAACGATGCACAAATAAGAGCAAGTAAAGAATCAAAGTTATTGCTGTCATAATGGTATAAGATGGCAACTACATCTGGTAGGACAGATTTCTCCAGCGCTGCTGCATATTTGCATTTGTTGGATACAAGTAATAGTTTGGTGGGTGCTTTGTAGAGGATTTGTCTGGAAAAGTAAATTGTCAATTTTATGTAAACAAAAGgctgaaaaagaaaaattaggTACTAGTGTACTGTGTGTACGATTCTCTTATGGCAGAATGAAAATAAGatttaggggttagtgttaaGGGTATAATAGGAAGTGGTTAGGAGTTAGCATATGAAATAGGGGGGCAGATTATTCACTGCAGATatccttctctttgttgttgtatataaACTCTTTTGTGACATTTTTGCGAGAACCCAAAATCCAAGTAAAATGCAAAAGTTAGATGTTTTGCATAGGAAGTGAATTCAGCACTGTTAATTACCTTTTCTTgggtgtttaaatattatctgCGCTCTAGTTTTCGaacgataaataaaaaatgttatgttatggGCAGTGGTTAGCATATAAAGTACTTAAATTAGTTCTTTACTAATttaagttgttaaaatttctCACTTTGATTTCCTGATGATAGTAGTTGGTTCTTTCATTCCTTTATTTGCAATTGAAGCTGGGTGTTTCACAGTAGcggattttgtttcatttcttTTAATCCTTTTAAGTGGTTCACCAGTTGATATAAGGGGTTTTGTGGAatggttattgtttaaattcgCTTTCTGTTTTGATTCCCCATGACCTGGATTGGGAGAAACGCTTCTTGAACGAGTTTGCTTAGCAATGTCAAGATTTCTTCCAACTCCACGATTCATTATCAAAttttgattgaatgaatgaaacttatttatccttccGTGGCAGGGCAACTACAGCTGCtttgttcctttttttattatttcaagaTAGAATTGAgtatttattaatgtttaaagCTGATTGGCAGTATAACNATTACATGTGCCTACAAATAAACGTTgtgtgttaatttaaaataaaggcactagtgaagaatcc is a genomic window of Ciona intestinalis unplaced genomic scaffold, KH HT001033.1, whole genome shotgun sequence containing:
- the LOC104266217 gene encoding uncharacterized protein LOC104266217, with the translated sequence MNRGVGRNLDIAKQTRSRSVSPNPGHGESKQKANLNNNHSTKPLISTGEPLKRIKRNETKSATVKHPASIANKGMKEPTTIIRKSKQILYKAPTKLLLVSNKCKYAAALEKSVLPDVVAILYHYDSNNFDSLLALICASLPPGQKVNSVAFLMTSKPSGMLMVPLNNGQGNMGPTSKLTSKLWPGKFFKALFERFVNVNAKNCRLDLVAVGNQNQTFIPQLEQII